The window GCGCATATATATTTATCCATCTTGTTTTGTTAGGATCTACTGGATATTAATTCGTGCTTAAACTTGTTACCCACCACACCTTAAATTTAATTCGTGCTTCGCTAGTTACTGGTCTCTCACGCGTACTGCCGCAGAGTATAGATGACCAAATAGGCAATGTATCAGTGTCAGTGTCGGCAAGTGTCAGTGTCAGTGTCAACACTAAAAACACGACACGAACACGACTTGACACGGGAGGCATAGTGTCAGTGTCTGCACAGCACGATCATAATGTAGTGCATGGGCCAGAACCTCGACACGTAGTGCTGACACGAGCATGACACTAAGAGCAACTCTACCAATAGCTCTTAATAGAAGCTCCTGTACAGGAAGTAGGGGCTTGCTCTACTTTTAGGAGCTCTATTCTTTTGCACCAAACTCCAGCAGAAGCCCgtatttctttttctcttgtatTTCAATCTATTCTCCATGTATATCCTTTATATTACTTTGCTTGGCCTGCGACGGGAGCTGCAAGGGCCAAGGGAGGGGGCGGCTGGTAAGGTGGATTCGGTGGTGGAGGCTTGGCGACGCTTGGGGAGGACGACGGGTGTAGAATAGGCACGACGGCGGATTGGAAAATAATGTACTGTAGAAGAAAAGGAGCGCAGGAAAAAAAGACGCACTAAAAAATCCCCTCTCGCGGGAAGCGGGAATAAACGAAGGGATGGCAACCCAGAGCAAACTCCAGGCCTAGGGTATGTGGGGATGAATTTAGAGACCTCTATAGGATAGGAGTTCTGGTAGGGAGCTTTGCCCTCTAAATTTAGAGTAGGAGCTTCATTTAGAGGGATTTTATTTAGAGACCCTGATCGAAGAAGGACGTGCAAGTACTCCTTATGATCTCTCCTGCTTttagctcaaaaaaaaaagtttgttcgGTAGAGATGGCTTGTTTCACAGCGCTGCAACAGTTTGATGGGGAGGTGAGGCTAGCTAGATTACGGCCCGAAAATTAATAGCATCATCGATCGAGGCATCGAGCGCGGGTGCAGCGAATTCGCTCTACCCGGCCGGAACACTGTTTATATCGGAAGGGATAGATCTTCGTGTTTCAAGTCAGCatactttgattttttttcccctttccaATTCCATGGTGGCAGGTGCGCTACCCCCCGGGCGGCGGGAGTGACGAACGGGTGAGCAGTGCCCTGAAGAGCGACGAGGTGCACGAAGGAGGCCCTGAATTCTGAAGCACTTTGACGCATAGTTAAAAAGATTCGGGGTCGATGGGGTCGAGGGACGGGGTCGAGAAACATCCTTACGAGAGGTTTTTATAAGACGGGAACGAAAATGACCCTATGTTTCCGGAACGGGATCGTTGTTTCCGAGTCGAGGAACGTTCGACTCCGATTTCTGTGACTATGCTTTGACGTCCGTGCTTAGCACCTTCGTGTGTGCAAGTGAAGGATATCTTTGTTTCCGCGTCGGAATCCACTGGTTCCCGTCGCTGGAGAGTTCTGGAATCTGGATTTAACTGCTGGAGGCTCGTTCCCAGGTTGGAATAGGAGTGACTTTTTTTtataagagagaaaaaaataagaacCGACTttttagctagctagctacagtAGCTCGTGTTGGCTaagggccgtttagttcccaaaatgaaaatttttgtaGGTCGACTGTTTGATCAGATGTCGGGAGgttttttcggacactaattaaaaaactaatttcaaaactcatctggaaaccgcgagacgaatcttttgagatctttgaccgcatcattagcacatgtgggttattatagcacttatggctaatcatgcactaattatgctcaaaaaattcgccccgtcgtgtacatccaaactgtgcaattagttttattttttaactatatttaatactccatgcatgtgtccaaagatgaggtgaaattttttggtaactaaacaggCTCTAAATTTCTCAGcaaattaaaaattttctttCTGGAGTACAGTCCTGTCCACTAGTCAATGCCCGAGAACAAGCCAAGAAGATAGGACGAAGATAATGCGCGACGGGTCGGGCTGGGTGGGAGCGCGCGACCCATCGCTGTCAGGAGAGCAGCGGTGGTGTGTTGTCCAAAAAAAGTGGGCCCAagtattttttaagaaaaaaatgatTTATCTCCATCATACGATCTTCGTTTTTGAAACCGTTTGCACCATTGCATTCTATGCGACGAGGGGAACAAAACTAGATCCCACTTGCATATAATTTGATGATGTTTTTCACTCTTTCTAAATTGCTATATGCTAGCACATAAATTGTCAAGATGTCTACACATAACTTACCACACTTGTAAAGTAAGAGTTGCAACAAAAAATAGCATTTTTTTGTGTaagttgtcaaaaaaaaaattaccatGAAATCATACTTAGTTATGTTCAGAAGTTGTCACAAAGATAAGAAAAAGTGTCATGCACATgagttgtaaaaaaaatttatactaatTTGCTACACTTGTAATATAGAAGTTATCAGAAAACATGAGGTATCTTACATATAAGTTGCCACACATATAACACATAAATTGCCACAAACCCATAAGGGTGTCATAAACATAAGTTGGTACACATATAACACATAATTTACCACACAATATAGAAGGATGTTCTACACATAGGTTGTCACATGAGTTGTTGGCGGACACTCTGTTTTTTGACAAACTCATATAAATGAAATGCTATTTTTTATGACAACTTGTATATTACAAGTGTGACAACTTATGTATGCAATACTGTGCAACTTATGTTATAGCATATAGCAATTTGACACTGTTGCAAAACGTCGTCAAAACATATGTATGTGGGATATAGTTTTGTTCGGCTCATCGAGTAGAACACTATGGTGCAATCGGTTCTCAAAATGGAGCTCATATGAGCGaggtaaaatattttttagagagaaaaagagatggCCCCGTGGGCTGGTTGCTGGGCGGTGGGGGCGCGCGAGCGTGACCGGTCGTCTAATAAACtttatttttttaacctcaaacAATATAAAAATAGATGGGTCACGACAGCCCATTTTTTTCCGACAAGAGACCGTAGTAGGCTGCGTCAGGCCGCGCGGGGTCGCGCGCTCCACGTGAGAGGGACAGGTCGTCAGATACAAGAAGATAccgccgagtcagcggccggcCCGTCGACATGTACTTCCAACATGGGCCGAGTCATGGTTTGGCAGTGCCAGATTGCTCGGCCCACAGTCTGGTGTACCCGCGGCCCAACAGGTAACGAACTGGCTGTTCGTGGACAGACTCCTAGGCCACAAGGGCGGGGGCTGCTGCACTAGTAGTAGTCCAGTAAAATGGGCCACAAGTAGTAGTCGAGGGGCATTGTGGCCAATTTACTAAGCACTTCTCCTTTTTGTCCAAGTTGCGGCCCATTGTCGCCACACGGTGGTCTAGTACAGGGGCATGCATGCATCACGCATGTGTGCCCATTTTACTGCAGACCACCGTCGTTAGCGGAAAGGCAAACCGTAGCCCCGCAGGAGCTTGTTGTCGCGAGCAAGGAGAAGGACGGAGGAGTTACACGTTGCTGTTGGTGGTGTACCATCCGAAGGCAACGTCTCGTCCGGGGGCGGAGAGCCGAGAACAACGTGGCGGTGCCCGCCGTTCCGCTTCCGCGGGACAACCACCGCAGTCCACATCCACATCCGATCGCGCCCCCCAATCATTCCAGGTTCCAGCCCCCAGCAGAACTGAACTCACTGCCGTTGCCGTGAACCCTCTTCACCACCGGGCGCATGCGCATCCGATCCCGGATCTGCCCACTCGGATCTCGGGTAGAGGTGCTGCTGCCCAGTGGGCCCGCTCACGAGATACCCAATCATCTCATCCCTCTCCATGCCTTCACTTCACGGCACGCGCTTCACCTCTCTTCGCCGCGTCCGAGCTCCCAACCACGATAAAAAGTTTCCGGAAGAAAGTGATTCGTGGTGGCGCTCTCTCTCGAATCCTCTCGTctactttcaaaaaaaaaagttttcggAAGAAGCGAGTAGTAGCCGTTGGCGCGCGGGAAAGGCCAACACCGGCGAGCGACGGGCGGCCGGCCGCCCGTCGTGTGGCGCGAAAAGATCGCCCATCTATTCAcctacccagcaccggcgccacgTGGGTGGGGCGAGAGGCTTGGTTGGCCTCTAAAGGCGATCCGTGACGTCACGTCGCGGGCCCGGGAGAGATTCCCGTGCGGCCACCACCGTGTCCGGCGGCCGCTGTCACGGGCTCACGGCCCGGATTCGGAATCTCGATATTTCGCCTTTCCGCGGGCCCGCACCAGCGCGCGGGGCCACCTAGCCAGAGCCGTGAGAGACGATGCGCGCGCCCGCGGGAAAACGGGAGAACGTGGCCGGCCCCACGAGGCCTCGACGGCACGTGACGGGCCAGGGGCGTGGATTTTTCGAGCCGACAAACCTTTTCTCTAGTGTTGTGCTGCTTGCTGTTGCTTAGCACAAATTGGCCACTCATACAGCACGACGTACTACACGATAACATGGCAGCGATTCGTGACGAGATTTACTACTGCTACTTGCTCAGTATAATTTACTACTATCAAATTGCGTACATGGCCACGACCTTGCCTCGAGATCACACTAGATCGTCTCACGTGTGATCGAGTCATCTCCTCAAGCGATTTAAAAGATTATTAGGAGAGGAGGAGTCACCCGCCCAAGTGCTAATAAGAAAATCCAGCTGGATCTTTACCGATGGTGACAGTTTTCTATGGCGATCAAAGTGACTCTATGCAATACCTAAGAAAATTGCATAGAGAACCTTCTTTACTAGTTCATACTCAAATTGTTGATCATTTTTGGTAAATCTAAATACATAAATTTTGCGGTGTATCTAGGAGCATAGCAATAACTATGTATatagatttgtcaaaatgtcATACAATTTGGAACAGAGCAGAAGTATCTTCTATTGCAAATGCAAGTTGTTTGTTCTAGCTTTCTCCACTTTTTTCCCCTAAATGTAACTCATCCTAGAACCAGTCACTTAttgcaaaagaaaaatgtgCACATGAATACCGTAAATTCGTGACGCTGCTTTTGTTGAAGCCCTCATGAGTACAATCGATTTCCTTTGATTTATCCATTCTATTCACATATTTgaatagaaaaatattaaaaGCAGGAATATATTAAAAAAAGAGGGATTCTGATCTCACATTTGCCGCAcaaggaaaaatatttttagcttCCATTGGAGGGGGTGGATCGAGAGGTAAAAGTAGCAACGCTACAAAACCAACCATTAAGTCCATACCCTGAAAGAGACCCCTGCAACATCATCCATTTCCATATAACCGCTCTTCATTTTTTGCCTCCCAAGAAAAGCTAGATGTCAGTGATCATTTTAAAAGCCAATTTAAAAATACTACCCTTCTCCCACGAGGCAATTTTTCATGTCTACTTCAATCAATTTTGAAACAGACACCTATTtttgtctctctttttttaaaaaaaattggttcCAACAGCCATGCTAAAAAATCGAGTCTCAGACTCTCAGTTGTATGTGGGTCCATTACCACAGCCGATTGGGGGACGGCTGCCACGTCAGTCCTGTCagcatttttttttgggaacagtCCTGTCAGCATCCATACTCCACACGCACataaggatggcaacgggtcgggttcggttcGGATGGAGTATCtgggcacccaaaaccgaaacccgaacttGAAACCCGAACCCGCCCCGAAATCCAATTCGGGTCAGAATTCatacccaaaaccgaaacccgcggatatcCGAAACCCGACGGATAATCCGAAACCCGAATCTTTTTTACAAACAAGCAAAAACATTACAGCAACCAAGAATAGCAAGGTCATGCGGGGTCTGGTGAGGCGCCGATGTCGATCATCGATGAGCGGCGAGGTCGGGGGAGCCGGTGCGGGGCGCGGCCGGGGGGCGCCTCTGCagtgcgcggcgccggcggcgaggcgtggCCGGGGGGCGCCTCCGCagtgcgcggcgccggcggcggggcgggggcggggagggGGGGTGCCTGTCCtgcggggcgccggcgtggggcgcggccgggcgggcTCCTCCAACGTGCGGGGCGCCGGCACTGGGCTAGGCCGGGAGGGGCGACTCCGCCGTGCGCAGCGCGGGCGCGGGGTGCGGCCGGGCGGGCGCCTCCGCGGCTCCGCCGTGCGCAGCGCTGGCGCGGGGCTCAGCCGGGCTGGCGCCTCAGCCGTGCGAGGCGCCGGTGCGGAGCCCGGCCGGGTGGGCACCCCGGCGACTGGCGTGGTGCTGGGGCGCGGGGCGAcgccccggcggcgggcgggcgggtggGGTGGGTGAGGAAGGATGAGATTTTGGGTTTATATAGCTAGGGTTGCTAGATGGGTTTTTACTGGGCCAAGTTTTGGGGCCCCAATGGAGCTCCGCGGGTTAAATATGGAATCCGCCCCAAACCCGAAatgtttcgggtacccgaaaccgCAAATCCGCGGGTGAAAAAtagaacccgaacccgaaacccgcaaacccgaaacccgcggatatccgccccgaacccgatccgctgccatctTTACACGCACACCGACTCTTGACGCCACCCCTCGACGCCCATTCCACTGTCAAATCGGACCCACATGTATCCGGCCCCACAGACCAGTGGGTCGACACTAACACTAcgaaatactccctccgtctcgaAAAGAATGTAAATCTCATTTTCCGAGGAGTCAATCAATTTCAACTTTAAccgaatttatacaaaatagtactaatatatatatatattacaacataaatttttttagattaatcatgtaatatatttctatactacATCAAATCGGAGACACAAATGTTAATAATTTTTCATATAAATTTAGTTAAAATTAAATGTGTTTGATTTTTCAGAAAACgagatttacatttttttttacggagggagtatctacCCGCGGCGCCCCTCCCGCGTCCGACCTGCCCTGGCACACCGCTCGCGAGACGACTCGCGATTCCGATTCGGGCGGCGACCGGTTTCTCGCCGCCCGCCTATAAATTCGGGCCCGCAAAGCCTTCCTCGCCCCTCCTCTTGTCTCTCCCGCTGCCCGTCCCCTGCCGGCTTCGCCCCCAAATCTGCGCAGCGCCTTCGCCAGATTTCCCGCGGCGACGAGGATGGTTGGGAGCGTGGGCAACGGGCTGGCGGATCTGGGCGCCTCGATGAACGGGAacgggaaggcggcggcggagccgctCCCGATGGAGATGGACCCGCCGGCGGacgtgatggcggcggcggccgcggctgagGGGGAGGCGGCCTCGaacgggaggagggagatcgtgATGGGGAGGAACGTGCACACCTCCTGCTTCGCGGTCAAGGAGCCCGACGCGGACGACGAGGAGACCGGCGAGCGGGAGGCCACCATGGCCAGCGTCCTCGCGCTCTACCGCCGCTCGCTCGTCGAGCGCACCAAGCACCACCTCGGTACGTCGCGCCGCCCTCCACGCCCCGGCTCCGTCGATTCCTCGCTTTCGTCCTCTTGCGCGCCGCCTCGATCTGGTTCGGCTCTGGCCTGATCTCGTCGGTCGTGACACGCGTGTGCGCCGGACGGTTTGGTGGGGCGGCCGCCCGTGTCATTGCCTTTCTTAGTGTCGTCTTATGCTCCGGTATTTTTGTTACGCGACCGAGCCAAAATGCCGTTGAAAAGTACACTCACTGACTCACTGCACCCGCGGGGAAGGTGCTTCAATCGTTTTGGCGTTTTTTACGCATGGAATCTTTTTCGTGTGCCTATGGCATTTCCGGTGCGAATCCACAATTTTAGATCAGATCACTGTTATTTTTACAGCGTGCGATAATAGTACTGGAGCGGGATATATGGGTATCAAACTAGCAATCCACCTCGAGATACTGTATTAAAATTTACTGTCTTCCTGAAATTAAAATGAAGTGTCAGGCTTTGATGTCCGGCTCTTGTTTCACACATCTGGTGGCTGACTGGCTGCTGGTGCATTGGGGTGGTTGTGAAATACAGATTCACCTGTATGCATCTACTTGAGCAAAGACACTCAAGCGCAGATTCTCTTTGGTGACAAAATTTGGCATACTTCAATATTTTGTTCTCGTCAACTTTAATACATCGTCTAATAAACATAATAGATCTTATAGATGTGAACTGAATCACCGCAAATTTGTCTCCATCCACACTACATGTGTTCTGCTGCAACTAAGGAAAGGCTCTCTGCTTCTATTAAAAGATTCCAACATTTACTTCTATAATGGACTTGATGGTATCTGCGTAAGCATTGATCCATGAGCACACGGGCTGCTGAGATTCCTTTTGTTGCCGAACTATTAAAGGGAACTTCCTTTGTGCAAAGAAGATGCTCCTCGAGTTTCATTTGCTCTACTTTTTCAAATTCATACTTAAACTCTTAATAATCTTCAAATTGTGATACAGTGCAAGTCTTGAATTGTAATGAAAAAGCTTGGAAGTTCTACTTTTATGTTAGAATATTTGGTCCCTGTGAGGCACTACTGTGTTTGTGCCGCACTCTTCTACAACCAAGGAATAATTTGTACTAAAGGCAGCCTAAGCATAAATCTGAACTCTGGAGTTCAGCAGGACAGACAGCAGTTATACAGATGCCTTTGTAATACAACTAAAAACAGACAGGAATTAATTTGGTTATCTCACATCCTGTTTTATTTTCTGGAAGGCTACCCATACAATCTGGACTTCGATTACGGTGCATTGGGGCAGCTGCAGCACTTCTCCATTAACAACCTCGGAGACCCCTTCATTGAGAGCAACTATGGTGTCCATTCCAGGCAGTTTGAGGTTGGAGTGCTGGATTGGTTCGCTCGCCTCTGGGATTTAGAAAAGGATGAATACTGGGGATACATTACTAACTGTGGTACAGAAGGAAATCTGCATGGGATTCTTGTTGGGTAATACTTGCAGACATCCTTGATCCGCAATTAGCATTGCTtatgtgaaatgtcactttgcACCTAATATTCTTTATCAACTGTTTATAGGAGGGAAGTGTTCCCTGATGGAATCTTGTATGCCTCTCGTGAGTCTCATTATTCAGTATTCAAAGCTGCCAGAATGTACAGGATGGATTGTGTCAAAGTTGACACCCTTATGTCTGGGGAAATAGATTGTGCCGATTTTCAGAGAAAGATATTGCAGAACCGAGACAAGCCTGCCATCATTAATGTTAACATTGGTAAGTTTTAAACTCACAGACTAGTAATGCCTTGGCTTTACATGTGTTCTGCTTTTAAACAAAATTGCTGTGCAGGAACAACTGTTAAGGGTGCAGTCGATGATCTAGACTTGGTTATCAAAACTCTCGAGGAAAGCGGTTTTAAGGACCGGTTTTATATTCATTGTGATGGTGCCCTTTTTGGATTGATGATACCCTTTGTTAAGAAGGTGATTTTTAGATTTTCCATGCATTCCTGTTTCCTTAAGCTGTGTCAGTTGCACATCTACCTTGATTGCACATTCTCCTGATATGTGTATATGTATCTTCACTAGGCACCTAAAGTGACATTTAAAAAGCCTATTGGGAGTGTTAGTGTCTCTGGGCACAAGTTTGTTGGATGCCCCATGCCATGTGGTGTCCAGATAACAAGATTGAAACACATTAACGCCCTTTCTAGCAATGTGGAGTATCTGGCATCAAGGGATGCGACGATCATGGGAAGCAGGAACGGGCATGCTCCTATCTTCCTCTGGTACACCCTCAACAGGAAGGGCTATAGAGGCTTTCAGAAGGAAGTCCAGAAATGCTTGAGAAACGCACACTACCTCAAAGATCGCCTCAAGGAAGCAGGAATCGGAGCGATGCTTAATGAGCTCAGCAGCACAGTTGTGTTTGAAAGGCCAAAGGATGAGGAGTTTGTCCGAAGGTGGCAGCTTGCCTGCGAGGGGAATATAGCCCATGTTGTGGTAATGCCCAGTGTCAACATTGACAAGTTAGACTATTTCCTGAATGAACTAGTGGAGAAGCGGGCGACCTGGTACAAGGATGGAATAAGTAAACCCCCCTGCATTGCCAGAGACTTGGGCGAGGAGAACTGCCTCTGTGGCCTTCACAAGTAGTTTGAGGCTGTGAGCCTTTTAGcaacaggggggggggggggggggggcgttcaTTCGTGAGTTGAGTTAGTCCTCTCTAATGTGTTATGTTGTATACTTGTACTGTATCCATGCGTTTCTGTATGTGATAATGTGGTCTGCTGTGTAGCTTATTTGTTGTCATGAATAAATTCCTTCTATTAAATTGATGGATGGAAGTAGCTTATTTGTTGTCATGATAATAAAATTCCTTCAATTAAATTGGTAGGTGGCAGTTGCATCATCCTTGCCTCATCTGTTCTCTGATCAGACAATTCAATGGATTTTACATTTCTCTGCTATGCTTCTGTAGAATGTAGAACAAGGGGCAAATGGGGCAGCACTCAGTTTCTATCCATTGGACCAGGTAGCAGGTACTGAAAACAAAGCCATTTTGTTTTTTCCCTTTTCACAAACGTACATAAAATCTTGGGTAAACAAAATGGGAATGgcatttcttttgaaaaaaaactggagttagagaaaggagagaaactGTAGAACTTCCAATGTGCAGCAATTTTGGCCCTTCTGACTTCCTTTTGGCAGCAAATTCTGAATGTCAAATGGGATAAGCATGCCTAAATGTGTGGGTATTTAATGCCAACCCTCACTTGTCTAAGTCATGGTAACCCTCACTTGTCTAAGTCATGGTTGACTAAACATAATGTATCCAGATTGAGATCCTCATCTGCCACTATAGCAAAAAAAGGGTGATCTTACTTTCTATCTGATAAGACTGGAAGCTCAGTTGCACCAGACATCATATTCTTCACTGTCGGGACCCAATCTTGAAAGCTCAACAAAAGCAGGTGGTTTTTGGATATGCATCGGCAAGTGGATAAGCCTTGTGTGTTCTTTGTTTACTCCACGTTGGTTTAAAATTCATATGAAAGATTAGCACGTTCTAGAGtaggaaaaagagagaggaggtgtTGTGAAATCTGAACATTATGCCAGTTTTTTTTCCAGTAACCAGGAAAAGGATCACCAACAGGCAATATTCTGTAGAGTATGGAATGAGATATCAAGGAAAGGTTAATGCCATAACTTcaatattttggttacatttaTGCTTTGATTACTGTCGTTATTTGGTTCGTGTATTGGGTTTCTCTCTACCTTTCAGATCAAGTTTTGAGCATGTGGACCCTCTCAACCACTGAGTGCGCTTACCATTTCTTGTCCATTTGCTCCTCATTGTTGGCCATGCCAGAATACTGGAAGGATAATCTTTTTAAGTGTATATGTGACATAGATTTGCCACAACTGATGCATCAGTTTTCTGTTGGGATATGTAAAGGATTAGATGGATGGGGATGAATTGGGTGTCTTGCATCTGCTACTGCTAAGCTACTTCGGCATGCttatctgtttttttttaagaacGTGTTAGAAGTTTTGTTCTCCCTTTATTCCGAATCATAGTTCCATTTTTGTTTTGTATAAGTCAAATTTTTCTAATTTTAACAAAGTTTTGTAGAGAAATATTTCATACCAAAAAAATACAGTACCAATACATATTTCACAGTGGATTTAATGAAAATAATTTGATATTGTAGATGGTGgtgttttttttctataaacatGGTCAATATGAGATAACTTGAACTTTAGAATAGAGCTAAcgtgacttataatttagaacggagggagtaattagAAAAATAGAAGATGCCACATGAGCCTATCATAACATAAGACTTGGATTCAGGTCGGCGGGGAGGTTAATTAAACAGCTTCCCGCCACGAGGCCATTGCCGTATTGGTTTCAGCGTACCTATCTCTTTATCCTGTCCTACCTTTTGGAaagtggaaaaaaaaagaagtatgGCTATCAAGATGTGGCAAATGAATCACTGCATCTTTATTTTGAGTCACTCATAAAA is drawn from Panicum virgatum strain AP13 chromosome 1N, P.virgatum_v5, whole genome shotgun sequence and contains these coding sequences:
- the LOC120655999 gene encoding serine decarboxylase 1 produces the protein MVGSVGNGLADLGASMNGNGKAAAEPLPMEMDPPADVMAAAAAAEGEAASNGRREIVMGRNVHTSCFAVKEPDADDEETGEREATMASVLALYRRSLVERTKHHLGYPYNLDFDYGALGQLQHFSINNLGDPFIESNYGVHSRQFEVGVLDWFARLWDLEKDEYWGYITNCGTEGNLHGILVGREVFPDGILYASRESHYSVFKAARMYRMDCVKVDTLMSGEIDCADFQRKILQNRDKPAIINVNIGTTVKGAVDDLDLVIKTLEESGFKDRFYIHCDGALFGLMIPFVKKAPKVTFKKPIGSVSVSGHKFVGCPMPCGVQITRLKHINALSSNVEYLASRDATIMGSRNGHAPIFLWYTLNRKGYRGFQKEVQKCLRNAHYLKDRLKEAGIGAMLNELSSTVVFERPKDEEFVRRWQLACEGNIAHVVVMPSVNIDKLDYFLNELVEKRATWYKDGISKPPCIARDLGEENCLCGLHK
- the LOC120653554 gene encoding spidroin-1-like, producing the protein MSGEVGGAGAGRGRGAPLQCAAPAARRGRGAPPQCAAPAAGRGRGGGVPVLRGAGVGRGRAGSSNVRGAGTGLGREGRLRRAQRGRGVRPGGRLRGSAVRSAGAGLSRAGASAVRGAGAEPGRVGTPATGVVLGRGATPRRRAGGWGG